The Saccharopolyspora gloriosae genome window below encodes:
- a CDS encoding DUF488 domain-containing protein, whose product MANKDVRVRRVYDEPGEQDGERVLVDRVWPRGVSKDEARLSEWCKDVSPSSELRKWFGHDPDKFDEFSRRYRAELDEPERAEALEHLRALAAKRRVTLLTGTKHPDISQAAVLVDVLGG is encoded by the coding sequence ATGGCGAACAAGGACGTCAGAGTGCGCCGCGTCTACGACGAACCGGGCGAGCAGGACGGCGAGCGGGTGCTCGTCGACCGCGTGTGGCCGCGCGGGGTGAGCAAGGACGAGGCCCGGCTCAGCGAGTGGTGCAAGGACGTCTCGCCCTCGTCGGAGCTGCGCAAGTGGTTCGGCCACGACCCGGACAAGTTCGACGAGTTCAGCCGCCGCTACCGCGCGGAACTCGACGAACCGGAACGGGCCGAAGCGCTCGAGCACCTGCGCGCGCTCGCCGCGAAACGGCGCGTCACCCTGCTGACCGGGACCAAGCACCCGGACATCAGCCAGGCCGCCGTGCTCGTCGACGTGCTCGGCGGCTGA